One genomic window of Streptomonospora nanhaiensis includes the following:
- the trpD gene encoding anthranilate phosphoribosyltransferase yields the protein MSATERTWSELITVLLEGRALSAEDTNWAMNEIMSGSATDVQIAGFAVALRAKGASAEEVAGLAEGMLDNAVRITVPGQTADIVGTGGDRAHTVNISTMAAVVAAAAGLKVVKHGNRAASSSCGTADVLERLGVVIDLPPEYTARVADEAGITFCFAPLFHPALRHTAKTRRELAVPTVFNFLGPLTNPARTQAAAVGVFDAGMCEAIAGVFARRGTSALVFRGDDGLDELTTTTTSRVWVVSGGGVRHEVVDPADLGIERSTPEALRGGDVEYNARVVRDLLAGAPSTEGAVRGAVLLNAAAALATTLPDFGRRPAVESLRAGLERAEAALADGRAAALLDRWVEVSQSYAKQHGEG from the coding sequence GTGAGCGCCACCGAACGCACCTGGTCAGAACTGATCACCGTCCTGCTGGAGGGCCGGGCCCTCTCGGCCGAGGACACCAACTGGGCCATGAACGAGATCATGTCCGGTTCGGCCACCGACGTGCAGATCGCCGGCTTCGCCGTCGCGCTGCGCGCCAAGGGCGCCTCCGCGGAGGAGGTCGCCGGCCTGGCCGAGGGCATGCTCGACAACGCCGTGCGGATCACCGTGCCGGGACAGACGGCCGACATCGTCGGCACCGGCGGCGACCGCGCGCACACCGTCAACATCTCCACGATGGCGGCCGTTGTGGCGGCGGCGGCCGGGCTGAAGGTCGTCAAGCACGGCAACCGCGCGGCGTCGTCCTCGTGCGGCACCGCCGACGTGCTGGAGCGCCTGGGCGTGGTCATCGACCTGCCGCCGGAGTACACCGCCCGCGTTGCCGACGAGGCCGGCATCACCTTCTGCTTCGCCCCGCTGTTCCACCCGGCGCTGCGGCACACCGCCAAGACGCGGCGCGAACTCGCGGTGCCCACGGTGTTCAACTTCCTGGGACCGCTGACCAACCCGGCGCGCACCCAGGCCGCGGCGGTGGGGGTCTTCGACGCCGGGATGTGCGAGGCCATCGCCGGGGTGTTCGCCCGGCGCGGCACCTCCGCCCTGGTCTTCCGGGGCGACGACGGCCTGGACGAGCTGACCACCACGACCACCTCGCGGGTGTGGGTGGTGTCGGGCGGCGGGGTCCGCCATGAGGTCGTCGACCCCGCGGACCTGGGGATCGAGCGCTCCACGCCGGAGGCGCTGCGCGGCGGTGACGTCGAGTACAACGCCCGCGTGGTGCGCGACCTGCTCGCCGGCGCCCCCTCGACCGAGGGCGCGGTGCGCGGGGCCGTGCTGCTCAACGCGGCGGCGGCGCTGGCGACCACCCTGCCCGACTTCGGCCGCCGCCCGGCCGTGGAGTCCCTGCGCGCGGGCCTGGAGCGGGCCGAGGCCGCCCTGGCCGACGGCCGCGCGGCGGCCCTGCTGGACCGCTGGGTCGAGGTCAGCCAGTCCTACGCCAAGCAGCACGGCGAGGGCTAG
- the ctaE gene encoding aa3-type cytochrome oxidase subunit III, translating to MATATANQPTGPTPVHGAAKRPDLVSVGTIVWLANELMFFAALFAMYYTIRSVTKGNPELGEWPDTHLNVPWALGITIILVASSFTAQAGVWAAERGDVRKLRMWFFISFLMGLVFVLGQAYEYYELIVHEGLTLQSSAYGSMFYLTTGFHGLHVIGGLIAFLIMLGRTYAAKRFTHQQATSAIVVSYYWHFVDVVWIALFATIYFLQ from the coding sequence GTGGCGACAGCAACCGCGAATCAACCGACAGGACCGACACCAGTGCATGGTGCGGCCAAGCGACCTGACCTGGTGAGCGTTGGCACCATTGTGTGGTTGGCCAACGAGCTCATGTTCTTCGCAGCGCTGTTCGCGATGTACTACACCATCCGATCGGTGACCAAGGGCAACCCCGAGCTTGGCGAGTGGCCGGACACTCACCTCAACGTGCCGTGGGCCCTCGGTATCACCATCATCCTGGTGGCCTCCAGCTTCACCGCTCAGGCAGGCGTTTGGGCCGCCGAGCGCGGTGATGTCCGGAAGCTCCGTATGTGGTTCTTCATCTCGTTCCTCATGGGCCTGGTCTTCGTACTCGGCCAGGCATACGAGTACTACGAACTCATCGTCCACGAGGGCCTGACCCTGCAGTCCAGCGCCTACGGCTCGATGTTCTACCTCACCACGGGTTTCCACGGTCTCCACGTCATCGGTGGTCTGATCGCGTTCCTGATCATGCTGGGACGCACGTACGCCGCGAAGCGCTTCACCCACCAGCAGGCGACCAGCGCGATCGTTGTGTCCTATTACTGGCACTTCGTCGACGTGGTCTGGATCGCTTTGTTCGCAACCATCTACTTCCTTCAGTGA
- the qcrC gene encoding cytochrome bc1 complex diheme cytochrome c subunit: MKWITARRRHPLAGYAVVILALTLFGAGYAFIAPSADRAEAQTLAADAAAGAEQPDATDVAEGREIYVKSCASCHGMDGRGGEGYTGPDITGEGGAAVDFQVSTGRMPSMNPNAQMPRKPPAFSQEEIDDLVAYYEAEIGDADAPRVPAADVPASAPQRSDFEDEAAYEEARADWEADYEEYLAGASDTEVGMRLYLANCAHCHSWSGEGGALTDGRWAPEIHESSPRQIYEAMLTGPGQMPVFNDASITPDEKQELIAYVKNLQAEPNAGGIFDLNRVGQVAEGLIGWTVGLSLIVACAVWITAKQRAHD; encoded by the coding sequence GTGAAATGGATTACCGCGCGGCGACGGCATCCCCTTGCGGGGTACGCCGTCGTCATACTCGCGCTCACGCTCTTCGGTGCGGGCTACGCGTTCATCGCTCCCAGCGCTGACCGCGCTGAGGCGCAGACTCTGGCCGCCGACGCCGCGGCGGGCGCCGAGCAGCCCGACGCGACCGACGTGGCCGAGGGCCGCGAGATCTACGTCAAGAGCTGCGCGAGCTGCCACGGCATGGACGGCCGCGGCGGCGAGGGCTACACCGGCCCCGACATCACCGGGGAGGGCGGCGCCGCCGTCGACTTCCAGGTCAGCACCGGGCGCATGCCCTCGATGAACCCCAACGCGCAGATGCCCCGCAAGCCGCCGGCGTTCTCCCAGGAGGAGATCGACGACCTCGTGGCCTACTACGAGGCCGAGATCGGCGACGCGGACGCTCCGCGGGTTCCCGCGGCCGACGTGCCCGCCAGCGCCCCGCAGCGCTCGGACTTCGAGGACGAGGCCGCCTACGAGGAGGCCCGCGCCGACTGGGAGGCCGACTACGAGGAGTACCTGGCCGGGGCCAGCGACACCGAGGTCGGCATGCGGCTCTACCTCGCCAACTGCGCGCACTGCCACAGTTGGTCGGGCGAGGGCGGCGCGCTGACCGACGGCCGGTGGGCGCCCGAGATCCACGAGTCGTCCCCCCGCCAGATCTACGAGGCCATGCTGACCGGCCCGGGCCAGATGCCCGTCTTCAACGACGCCTCCATCACGCCCGACGAGAAGCAGGAACTCATCGCCTATGTGAAGAACCTGCAGGCCGAGCCGAACGCCGGCGGGATCTTCGACCTCAACCGAGTGGGCCAGGTGGCCGAGGGCCTCATCGGCTGGACCGTGGGGCTCAGCCTGATCGTGGCCTGCGCCGTCTGGATCACCGCGAAGCAGCGAGCCCATGACTGA
- the qcrA gene encoding cytochrome bc1 complex Rieske iron-sulfur subunit, with protein MTDNNRNHDSETGAEGPDRVLGTPTSAEGGRVVTRTADPHEDHEGPYPAEETHVRPEAMQRRGERVAALWFTVAFLAGVGFIVAYFLFPNPPEGEPAIGDPQVGQWANMALGGTLALALFGIGAGMTVWARQVMPHYEVSSPYDELPSSPKEKSSFSDFFMRSADESGFTKRPLMRRTLLLAMAPLGLAPIVLLRDTGPLPGDTLKHTLWEPGMHMVVEGAHRTGDNHWIHQDDLEPGSMISALPYVEPTEEHPHGLSLNDQAKTVILLIRMPDGEFGPDMTREQLNWTHNGIVAYSKICTHVGCPAALYEKGSHRILCPCHQSTFDAANGAKVVFGPANRPLPQLPITVDDEGYLVADGDFSEAVGPTFWDAQRGN; from the coding sequence ATGACTGACAACAACCGCAACCACGACAGCGAGACGGGCGCCGAGGGACCCGACCGGGTTCTGGGCACCCCCACCTCCGCCGAGGGCGGGCGCGTGGTCACCCGCACGGCCGACCCGCACGAGGACCACGAGGGGCCCTACCCCGCCGAGGAGACCCACGTCCGCCCCGAGGCGATGCAGCGCAGGGGCGAGCGCGTCGCCGCCCTGTGGTTCACCGTCGCCTTCCTCGCGGGCGTGGGCTTCATCGTGGCGTACTTCCTGTTCCCGAACCCCCCAGAGGGCGAGCCCGCCATCGGCGACCCGCAGGTCGGCCAGTGGGCCAACATGGCGCTGGGCGGCACGCTCGCGCTGGCCCTCTTCGGGATCGGCGCGGGGATGACCGTCTGGGCGCGCCAGGTGATGCCGCACTACGAGGTGTCCTCGCCCTACGACGAACTGCCCTCCTCCCCCAAGGAGAAGAGCAGCTTCAGCGACTTCTTCATGCGCAGCGCCGACGAAAGCGGGTTCACCAAGCGCCCGCTGATGCGGCGCACCCTGCTCCTGGCCATGGCCCCGCTGGGCCTGGCGCCGATCGTGCTGCTGCGCGACACCGGCCCGCTGCCCGGCGACACCCTCAAGCACACGCTGTGGGAACCGGGCATGCACATGGTCGTCGAGGGCGCGCACCGCACGGGCGACAACCACTGGATCCACCAGGACGACCTGGAGCCCGGCAGCATGATCAGCGCGCTGCCCTACGTCGAGCCCACCGAGGAGCACCCGCACGGGCTGAGCCTGAACGACCAGGCCAAGACCGTCATCCTGCTCATCCGGATGCCCGACGGCGAGTTCGGCCCCGACATGACCCGTGAGCAGCTCAACTGGACGCACAACGGGATCGTGGCCTACTCCAAGATCTGCACCCACGTCGGGTGCCCGGCCGCGCTGTACGAGAAGGGGTCCCACCGGATCCTGTGCCCGTGCCACCAGTCGACGTTCGACGCCGCCAACGGCGCCAAGGTCGTGTTCGGGCCGGCCAACCGGCCGCTTCCGCAGCTGCCGATTACAGTGGACGACGAAGGCTACCTGGTAGCGGACGGCGACTTCTCCGAGGCGGTCGGGCCGACCTTCTGGGACGCGCAGAGGGGGAACTAG
- the qcrB gene encoding cytochrome bc1 complex cytochrome b subunit — MSRTTKAPKLLRGAGNYIDDRFHLAKSGEKQLRKVFPNHWSFMLGEIALYSFIILLVTGVFLTLWFKPSMAEIVYDGSYERMHGVVMSEAYASTLYIDFDVRGGFLVRQIHHWAALIFLGSMLIHMLRVFFTGAFRKPREINWLIGIAIFGLAMLEGLFGYSLPDDLPSGMGVRILQGVMLAFPIVGTYLSMFLFGGEFPGQDIIPRLYVFHVLLIPAILLALIGAHFMILWHQKHTQYPGKGHTEKKVVGVPMLPGFAVKAGGFFFFVFAVTVGLSAFVQINPIHLFGPFTPTSITSGLQPDWYMGFMEGSLRIFPNWFDIDFAGYSIPTGVLVPGLVIPGILFGGMALWPFVEAWISGDRRHHNVADRPRNAPVRTGVGVAGIVFYGLLWLAGSNDIISETFQVSLYGTTWFFRIGVIVGPIIGFMVAKRICLGLQRRDREQLEHGYESGTIQQLPSGEFIEVHKESTDETVHVLQSKTPVSRIDVESHDDNGVEAPASRGMMGRLRTRLADWYTRDNVPFEDVQPHTGHHLHHGAHYDESADADTKQEATSGA; from the coding sequence ATGAGCAGGACAACCAAGGCGCCCAAGCTGCTGCGCGGCGCCGGAAACTACATCGACGACCGGTTCCACCTGGCCAAGAGCGGCGAGAAGCAGCTCCGCAAGGTCTTCCCGAACCACTGGTCGTTCATGCTGGGCGAGATCGCCCTGTACTCGTTCATCATCCTGCTCGTCACGGGCGTGTTCCTCACCCTGTGGTTCAAGCCGAGCATGGCGGAGATCGTCTACGACGGCTCCTATGAGCGGATGCACGGCGTCGTGATGAGCGAGGCCTACGCCTCCACGCTCTACATCGACTTCGACGTCCGCGGCGGGTTCCTGGTCCGCCAGATCCACCACTGGGCCGCGCTGATCTTCCTCGGCTCGATGCTGATCCACATGCTGCGGGTGTTCTTCACCGGCGCGTTCCGCAAGCCGCGCGAGATCAACTGGCTGATCGGCATCGCGATCTTCGGTCTGGCCATGCTGGAGGGCCTGTTCGGGTACTCGCTGCCCGACGACCTGCCCTCGGGCATGGGCGTGCGCATCCTCCAGGGCGTCATGCTGGCGTTCCCGATCGTGGGCACGTACCTGTCGATGTTCCTGTTCGGCGGGGAGTTCCCCGGCCAGGACATCATCCCGCGCCTGTACGTCTTCCACGTGCTGCTGATCCCGGCCATCCTGCTGGCGCTGATCGGTGCCCACTTCATGATCCTGTGGCACCAGAAGCACACGCAGTACCCGGGCAAGGGCCACACCGAGAAGAAGGTCGTCGGCGTCCCCATGCTGCCGGGCTTCGCGGTGAAGGCGGGCGGGTTCTTCTTCTTCGTCTTCGCCGTCACGGTGGGCCTGAGCGCCTTCGTCCAGATCAACCCGATCCACCTGTTCGGCCCGTTCACCCCGACCTCCATCACCTCCGGGCTCCAGCCCGACTGGTACATGGGCTTCATGGAGGGGTCGCTGCGGATCTTCCCGAACTGGTTCGACATCGACTTCGCCGGCTACTCCATCCCGACCGGTGTGCTCGTGCCGGGCCTGGTGATCCCGGGGATCCTCTTCGGCGGCATGGCCCTGTGGCCGTTCGTCGAGGCGTGGATCAGCGGCGACCGCCGCCACCACAACGTGGCCGACCGTCCGCGCAACGCCCCGGTGCGCACCGGTGTGGGCGTGGCCGGCATCGTGTTCTACGGGCTGCTGTGGCTGGCCGGGTCCAACGACATCATCTCCGAGACGTTCCAGGTGTCGCTGTACGGCACCACCTGGTTCTTCCGGATCGGGGTGATCGTCGGGCCGATCATCGGGTTCATGGTCGCCAAGCGGATCTGCCTGGGCCTCCAGCGCCGCGACCGCGAGCAGCTGGAGCACGGCTACGAGAGCGGCACCATCCAGCAGCTGCCCAGCGGCGAGTTCATCGAGGTCCACAAGGAGTCCACGGACGAGACCGTGCACGTGCTGCAGAGCAAGACCCCGGTCTCGCGGATCGACGTGGAGTCCCACGACGACAACGGCGTCGAGGCGCCGGCGTCGCGCGGCATGATGGGCCGCCTGCGCACGCGGCTGGCGGACTGGTACACGCGCGACAACGTCCCGTTCGAGGACGTCCAGCCGCACACCGGCCACCACCTGCACCACGGCGCCCACTACGACGAGTCGGCCGACGCGGACACCAAGCAGGAGGCCACCAGCGGCGCCTAG
- a CDS encoding L,D-transpeptidase, translated as MKGSAFPTAVRGAGAGLAGLLLVLAAGCTGADSGAESTGGEGGGPAVEVTISPEDGATEVAPNSPITVEAADATITDVRVEQTGGAADAQNAPAESPSAGPSGGAALGAMTGTFNEDKTTWVSDWNLTPGAEVTVTATAENSDGEEAEVVSQFSTLEAVEGKRLELQSNFPTSGQTVGVGMPVIINFDLPVENKEQVENSMEVTSEQPVQGAWNWFGDQMAVFRPEEYWEPNQSVTVDLHLAGVEAAEGVYGIENHQINFEVGREQITTVDDDAHTMTVERDGETVKTFPISNGRGDTRQYTTTSGIHLTMEKYEHLVMDSSTMGIPVDSPEGYKLDVNYAVRFSNSGEFTHAAPWNGQLGEANASHGCTNMSTADAKWFYEESLMGDPFIVTGTDRQLEVDNGWGYWQRSWEDWLANSATGEPDTTDGKGTPGDVHGEQEQAD; from the coding sequence GTGAAGGGCAGCGCATTCCCAACGGCGGTTCGAGGCGCGGGCGCCGGCTTGGCCGGGCTGCTGCTCGTCCTGGCCGCCGGCTGCACGGGAGCCGACAGCGGCGCGGAGTCCACCGGGGGAGAGGGCGGCGGACCGGCGGTCGAGGTCACCATCAGCCCCGAGGACGGCGCCACCGAGGTCGCCCCGAACTCCCCCATCACCGTCGAGGCCGCCGACGCCACCATCACCGACGTCCGGGTGGAGCAGACCGGCGGCGCCGCCGACGCCCAGAACGCCCCGGCCGAGTCCCCCTCGGCCGGCCCTTCGGGCGGGGCCGCCCTCGGCGCCATGACCGGCACCTTCAACGAGGACAAGACCACCTGGGTCAGCGACTGGAACCTCACCCCGGGCGCCGAGGTCACCGTCACCGCCACCGCCGAGAACAGCGACGGCGAGGAGGCCGAGGTCGTCAGCCAGTTCAGCACGCTGGAGGCGGTCGAGGGCAAGCGGCTGGAGCTGCAGTCGAACTTCCCCACCAGCGGCCAGACGGTCGGCGTGGGCATGCCCGTCATCATCAACTTCGACCTGCCGGTGGAGAACAAGGAGCAGGTCGAGAACTCCATGGAGGTCACCTCCGAGCAGCCGGTGCAGGGCGCCTGGAACTGGTTCGGCGACCAGATGGCGGTCTTCCGGCCCGAGGAGTACTGGGAGCCCAACCAGTCGGTCACGGTCGACCTGCACCTGGCGGGCGTCGAGGCCGCCGAGGGCGTCTACGGCATCGAGAACCACCAGATCAACTTCGAGGTGGGCCGCGAGCAGATCACCACGGTCGACGACGACGCCCACACCATGACCGTGGAGCGCGACGGCGAGACCGTGAAGACGTTCCCGATCAGCAACGGCCGCGGCGACACCCGGCAGTACACCACCACCAGCGGCATCCACCTGACCATGGAGAAGTACGAGCACCTGGTCATGGACTCCTCGACCATGGGCATCCCGGTCGACAGCCCCGAGGGCTACAAGCTGGACGTGAACTACGCGGTCCGCTTCTCCAACAGCGGAGAGTTCACCCACGCCGCCCCGTGGAACGGCCAGCTCGGCGAGGCCAACGCCAGCCACGGCTGCACCAACATGAGCACGGCCGACGCCAAGTGGTTCTACGAGGAGTCGCTGATGGGCGACCCGTTCATCGTGACGGGCACCGACCGCCAGCTCGAGGTCGACAACGGCTGGGGCTACTGGCAGCGCTCCTGGGAGGACTGGCTGGCCAACAGCGCCACCGGCGAGCCCGACACCACCGACGGCAAGGGCACGCCGGGCGACGTCCACGGCGAGCAGGAGCAGGCCGACTAG
- a CDS encoding cytochrome c oxidase subunit 4, giving the protein MKMQAYLFMGVSTFFGLVAAVYAYWSWMAEGYVEWTGTVALVVSIGFGWMVGFWLWQSARRSERYHGLPPEERLDGEIAENSGEYGFFSPHSWWPLFVALSVAFMAVGVTIGWWMVFIGAFAVILTAIGWVFEYYRGEFQH; this is encoded by the coding sequence ATGAAGATGCAGGCATACCTGTTCATGGGCGTCTCGACCTTCTTCGGGCTGGTCGCGGCCGTCTACGCCTACTGGTCGTGGATGGCCGAGGGCTACGTGGAGTGGACCGGGACCGTCGCCCTGGTGGTCTCCATCGGCTTCGGCTGGATGGTCGGGTTCTGGCTGTGGCAGTCGGCCCGGCGCAGCGAGCGCTACCACGGGCTGCCGCCCGAGGAGCGGCTGGACGGCGAGATCGCCGAGAACTCCGGCGAGTACGGGTTCTTCAGCCCGCACAGCTGGTGGCCGCTGTTCGTGGCCCTGTCGGTGGCGTTCATGGCCGTGGGCGTCACGATCGGCTGGTGGATGGTCTTCATCGGCGCGTTCGCGGTGATCCTGACCGCCATCGGCTGGGTCTTCGAGTACTACCGCGGCGAGTTCCAGCACTAG
- the ctaD gene encoding aa3-type cytochrome oxidase subunit I, whose product MATATQPRAEAAPAPTRKGSIIVSWLTSTDHKVIGYMYLITSFLFFIFGGILALVMRAELLWPGLQVVTNEQFNQLFTMHGTIMLLMFATPLFVGFANIIMPLQIGAPDVAFPRINLFGYYLYLFGSLIAVGGFLTPGGAASFGWFAYTPLSDAVRSPGLGGDLWIMGLAVSGLGTILGAVNFITTGLCMRAPGMTMFRMPIFTWNAMLTSVLVLIAFPVLTAALIALGADRMIGTHVYDAEHGGAILWQHLFWFFGHPEVYIIALPFFGIATEILPVFSRKPIFGYKSLVGATIAIAGLSVTVWAHHMFPTGAVLLPFFSFMTFLIAVPTGVKFFNWIGTMWRGQLVFATPMLFTIGFLVTFLFGGLTGVILASPPLDFHVTDSYFVVAHFHYVVFGTVVFAMFAGFYYWWPKFTGKMLNEALGKWHFWFLFFGFHGTFLVQHWLGAEGFPRRYADYLPSDGFTELNMVSSIASFVLGASTLIFFWNMWVTARNAPKVTVDDPWEYGCSLEWATSCPPPRHNFTSLPRIRSERPAFDLHHPHAAAPGSAAPASAGLK is encoded by the coding sequence ATGGCGACCGCAACACAGCCACGCGCGGAGGCGGCCCCCGCCCCCACCCGCAAGGGCTCCATCATCGTCAGCTGGCTGACGTCGACCGACCACAAGGTCATCGGGTACATGTACCTGATCACCTCGTTCCTCTTCTTCATCTTCGGCGGCATCCTCGCGCTGGTCATGCGCGCCGAGCTGCTGTGGCCCGGCCTGCAGGTCGTGACCAACGAGCAGTTCAACCAGCTGTTCACGATGCACGGCACGATCATGCTGCTGATGTTCGCGACCCCGCTGTTCGTCGGGTTCGCCAACATCATCATGCCGCTGCAGATCGGCGCGCCCGACGTGGCGTTCCCCCGCATCAACCTGTTCGGCTACTACCTGTACCTGTTCGGCAGCCTCATCGCCGTGGGCGGGTTCCTCACCCCCGGCGGCGCGGCCAGCTTCGGCTGGTTCGCCTACACCCCGCTGTCGGACGCCGTGCGCTCGCCCGGCCTGGGCGGCGACCTGTGGATCATGGGCCTGGCCGTCAGCGGTCTGGGCACGATCCTGGGTGCGGTCAACTTCATCACCACCGGCCTGTGCATGCGCGCGCCGGGCATGACGATGTTCCGCATGCCGATCTTCACCTGGAACGCGATGCTGACCAGCGTGCTGGTGCTCATCGCCTTCCCGGTCCTGACCGCGGCCCTGATCGCGCTGGGCGCCGACCGGATGATCGGTACGCACGTCTACGACGCCGAGCACGGCGGCGCCATCCTGTGGCAGCACCTGTTCTGGTTCTTCGGCCACCCGGAGGTCTACATCATCGCGCTGCCGTTCTTCGGCATCGCGACCGAGATCCTTCCGGTGTTCAGCCGCAAGCCGATCTTCGGCTACAAGAGCCTGGTGGGCGCGACCATCGCCATCGCCGGCCTGTCGGTGACGGTGTGGGCGCACCACATGTTCCCCACCGGCGCGGTGCTGCTGCCGTTCTTCTCGTTCATGACGTTCCTCATCGCGGTGCCCACCGGGGTGAAGTTCTTCAACTGGATCGGCACCATGTGGCGCGGCCAGCTCGTGTTCGCCACGCCGATGCTGTTCACCATCGGGTTCCTGGTGACGTTCCTGTTCGGCGGCCTGACCGGTGTCATCCTGGCCTCCCCGCCGCTGGACTTCCACGTGACCGACTCCTACTTCGTGGTGGCCCACTTCCACTACGTGGTGTTCGGCACCGTGGTGTTCGCGATGTTCGCGGGCTTCTACTACTGGTGGCCCAAGTTCACCGGCAAGATGCTCAACGAGGCCCTGGGCAAGTGGCACTTCTGGTTCCTGTTCTTCGGGTTCCACGGGACCTTCCTGGTCCAGCACTGGCTGGGCGCCGAGGGCTTCCCGCGCCGCTACGCCGACTACCTGCCCAGCGACGGGTTCACCGAGCTCAACATGGTGTCCTCCATCGCCTCGTTCGTGCTGGGCGCCTCCACGCTGATCTTCTTCTGGAACATGTGGGTCACCGCCCGCAACGCGCCCAAGGTGACCGTGGACGACCCGTGGGAGTACGGCTGCTCGCTGGAGTGGGCGACCTCCTGCCCGCCGCCGCGGCACAACTTCACGTCGCTGCCGCGCATCCGCTCCGAGCGTCCGGCGTTCGACCTGCACCACCCGCACGCCGCCGCACCCGGATCGGCCGCGCCGGCCTCCGCGGGCCTGAAGTAG
- the ctaC gene encoding aa3-type cytochrome oxidase subunit II has protein sequence MSPTRHRNRRPALRRWAPRGAALAALGLAATGCASNEFTRLGVPEPITEQGQRVLTLWQGSWVAAFAVGILVWGLIVWTVIFHRKRSEQLPPQVRYNMPIEALYTVLPIVIIAVLFYFTARDQTVLLDTEEPADTNIEVVGFQWSWQFNYLDQSRVDAEEQGTEPQTEFSVAGTPQHQPTLVLREGDVVHFDLTSPDVIHSFWIPAFAFKMDIIPGQDNEFQVKVQEGTAGTYAGRCAELCGVDHSRMLFTVEVMEPDDYDRWVEEQRQAAADEQQQLESGEELEPRGEDTGTAIEGPGTGDQEGSGDDVARDESTETPEPSASAEEEAGQ, from the coding sequence GTGAGTCCGACCCGCCATAGGAATCGGCGCCCCGCGCTGCGCCGATGGGCACCACGCGGCGCCGCGCTCGCCGCGCTGGGCCTGGCCGCGACCGGCTGCGCGTCGAACGAGTTCACTCGTTTGGGCGTGCCGGAGCCGATCACCGAACAGGGCCAGCGTGTCCTCACGCTCTGGCAGGGCTCGTGGGTGGCGGCGTTCGCGGTCGGCATCCTGGTGTGGGGACTGATCGTCTGGACGGTCATCTTCCACCGCAAGCGCTCCGAGCAGCTTCCGCCGCAGGTGCGCTACAACATGCCCATCGAGGCCCTGTACACCGTCCTGCCGATCGTCATCATCGCGGTCCTGTTCTACTTCACCGCGCGCGACCAGACGGTCCTGCTCGACACCGAGGAGCCGGCCGACACCAACATCGAGGTCGTCGGCTTCCAGTGGAGCTGGCAGTTCAACTACCTCGACCAGTCGCGTGTCGACGCCGAGGAGCAGGGCACCGAGCCCCAGACCGAGTTCTCGGTCGCGGGCACCCCCCAGCACCAGCCCACGCTGGTGCTGCGCGAGGGCGACGTCGTGCACTTCGACCTCACCTCGCCCGACGTGATCCACTCCTTCTGGATCCCGGCCTTCGCCTTCAAGATGGACATCATCCCCGGCCAGGACAACGAGTTCCAGGTCAAGGTCCAGGAGGGCACCGCGGGCACCTACGCCGGCCGCTGCGCCGAGCTGTGCGGTGTCGACCACTCCCGCATGCTGTTCACCGTCGAGGTCATGGAGCCCGACGACTACGACCGCTGGGTCGAGGAGCAGCGCCAGGCCGCCGCCGACGAGCAGCAGCAGCTGGAGTCCGGCGAGGAGCTGGAGCCGCGCGGCGAGGACACCGGCACCGCCATCGAGGGCCCCGGCACCGGGGACCAGGAGGGGTCGGGCGACGACGTGGCCCGCGACGAGTCCACCGAGACGCCCGAGCCTTCGGCGTCGGCCGAGGAGGAGGCAGGCCAGTAA
- a CDS encoding sulfurtransferase TusA family protein — translation MSDQPLVTVEAIGRKCPIPIIMLAGRIREVPIGSVIAVTADDPAARTDIPSWCRMKMQEFVAEVPLSRGSAFHIRRMY, via the coding sequence GTGTCGGACCAGCCGTTGGTGACCGTGGAGGCGATCGGCCGCAAGTGCCCGATCCCCATCATCATGCTGGCCGGGCGGATCCGGGAGGTGCCCATCGGCTCGGTCATCGCCGTCACGGCCGACGACCCCGCCGCGCGGACGGACATCCCCTCGTGGTGCCGGATGAAGATGCAGGAGTTCGTGGCCGAGGTCCCGCTGAGCCGGGGCAGCGCGTTCCACATCCGCCGCATGTACTAG